The nucleotide window GGAACTCGCCGCGGCGCTTCAGGAAGTCGGCGTGCCGGCGAAGGCCATCACCTTCGACGACGCCCACACGCGCATCCCCGAGCCGACGCCGATCGGCAACCTCATCGTCAAACTTCCCGGTACCGGGAAGAAGGGCGCGCAGCCGATCCTGTTCATGACGCACATGGACACGGTCCCGCTGTGCGCCGGTGCGAAGCCGAAAATCGCCGGCAAGCGGGTCGTAAACGAACTGGAAGGCACCACCGCGTTGGGCGGCGACAACCGCACGGGGTGTGCGGTGCTCGTAACCCTGGCCGCGGAACTCATCAAGCAGAAACTCCCGCACCCGCCCATCACGATGCTGTTCACGGTCCGCGAGGAGAGCGGGCTGTTCGGCGCGAAGCACCTCAACCCCGTCGACCTGGGCGGCCCCGCCGTGGGCTTCAACTTCGACGGCCGCAGCGCCGCGGACGTGATCGTCGGCGCGATCGGGGCCGACCGCTGGTTCGTGGACATTCGCGGGAAAGCCGCGCACGCCGGGGTCGCTCCGGAAAAGGGCATCTCCGCCACAATGGTACTCGCGCTGGCAATGGCCGAGGTGTACGAGGGCGGGTGGTTCGGCAAGGTGATCAAGGACGGCCGCGAGGGGACCAGTAACGTCGGGCTCGTGGGCACCGCCGACGGCAAGAGCGCCGGGGACGCG belongs to Gemmata obscuriglobus and includes:
- a CDS encoding M20/M25/M40 family metallo-hydrolase, which gives rise to MTVDTAAAVERLLRFLSVNAITGHEGPIGKELAAALQEVGVPAKAITFDDAHTRIPEPTPIGNLIVKLPGTGKKGAQPILFMTHMDTVPLCAGAKPKIAGKRVVNELEGTTALGGDNRTGCAVLVTLAAELIKQKLPHPPITMLFTVREESGLFGAKHLNPVDLGGPAVGFNFDGRSAADVIVGAIGADRWFVDIRGKAAHAGVAPEKGISATMVLALAMAEVYEGGWFGKVIKDGREGTSNVGLVGTADGKSAGDATNVVTDFVHVKGESRSHDAKFVREITAAYKTAFTNAAAKVKDHEGRAAKVKFTSRLDYVPFRLKSDAPVVKLAEVAIQKIGRTPNLRTTNGGLDANWMVKHGIPTVTFGAGQNEIHTVKEFVDLREFESACQLALVLATAE